GAGATCCCGCGGCATCGCCTCCACGGTCGAGACCCAGTAGCGCGCCTTCGGCGGCTTGATCTTCTCCTCGCCGGTGACCAGCGCGACCGCATCCGGGCCGACCCGGCCGACGATCTTGTTGTAGACCTCGCGCGCCAGCAGCCGCAGCGGCAGGCCGATCACCCCGGAGGAATGCGCGACCATCCGCTCGATCGCCAGATGCGTCTTGCCGGTATTGGTCGGCCCCAGCACCGCGGTAACGCCGGCGCCGGGAGCGCGTTCATGGGAGAACGGTAACGAGGATGGAGAAAAGGCCATTTTTATTGGGTTTCTGCGCCGCTGGTTTCTTCTGGTTTCCTGGAGATGTCTCGAAATGCGACGCATCTGTCGTCGCTGTTTAAGCTTCGGAACGAGTCCGGAACGAATCGCGCCCGAATCGGTGACTCCGTCCAACTCCCGTTACGTTCACCGCAACATCTCGGCCCGGCAGCGCATCGCGGCACTAGATCAAGTTTGGGAGCGAGCCACAAGCGGCGGAAACCGGACCAAATTCCTTAAGAGTTCAGGGGCGCGGAGTCGAATCAGAAGCGGTGAAGAGTCAAGCGATGAGTCACTCCACTTCCCCTCTCCCCTTGTGGGAGAGGGTGGCCGCGATGCGGAAGCATCGCGGACGGGTGAGGGGTCTGTCTCCGCGGATGGAGACCCCTCATCCGGCGCGCTCAAGAGCGCGCCACCTTCTCCCACAAGGGGAGAAGGGAAGAGAAAACCTCTCACTGCGTCTTCGCCACCCGCGGCGGGGTGGCCTGGGTGATGAACTGGGTGGCTTCCAGCATGGCGGGGCCGAGCGGGGTCGGGATCTTCATCCAGAACGGCACCAGGATGCGGGTTCCCGCGACAGGCGCGAACGCGATCTCGATATTGCGCTGGGCGGCGAGGTATTTGATGACCGGACGGTCCGGGATGTAGCCCGAGACCGGCGTGAAATACACCGCGCACACCACGACAGGGCCGCGATAGCCCTTTTCGGCCTTGACGGTTTCCATGCGCTTGAAGTCGAGCTTGAGGTCGTAGCGCATGCGGCCGTCGAAGATGCCGGCGCCGACGCGGCAGGCTTCCGGCGTCAGCGGATCGCCATTGCCCGGCACCCGCAGCATCGATCCGGTCATGGGATCGTAGACCCCGCGGCGATGCGCCTCGGTGACCGGCAGCCGGTCGGCATCGACAGGCGGTTCCGGCTCGATCGCGAATTCCCTGATGTTGCCGTTCGCCAGCACCATGCGGATGGCTTCGGTCTTTTTCGCCGTGGTGGTGGAGGCGGAATAATGGCTCGCCACCAGCGCGCCGCCGACCACCCGGCCCTGCGCCGCACCGGTGCCGGAGCCGCCGGAGAACGCCTTCAAAAGCCCCGAGGTGCCGCCGGAGGCGGAGGCGGAAAACACGTCGTCGCCGATTTCAATGTTCCAGGCGCCCTTGCCGATCGGAATCCCCGCCAGCGTCGCCTCATAGCGGGCATCGAGCCGGCCTTGCGCGAAAGCGGCCGGCTGGGAGCCGAGCAGCACGGCCAAACCCATACCGAAGCCGATACCCAGGCCCATACCCAGACCACCCAGCGCCCGCCGGGCCGATGCGGCCAGCCGGGGCGAAATCATGCGGGAATGGGTCACTGAGAGGCGGTCCTCACGTCGGCGCGGGTAATGTATCATTTAGGGCAAAATATCCGGCGGACAATGCGCCGGCGCCTGCAAGCTATGATGTCGGCGGCGAATACGCCGTTTATATGATGGGTGAAAAGGGGCCGAACCGCCTTTCGGAACAGGGCTTTCCGGCCCATTTGCCGGCCCATTTGGGCCGATCTTTGGGCTGCAAAACCTTGACGCCCCGCTGCTCACCCCCTATACGTCCGCGGTTCCTGAAATGGACGTGAATTTGAACCCCCGCGCCGCGCCCTCGAAGGGCTGACGGATGGGTCGGGGATGCAAGAGGATTTTCGCTATGTCGCGGCGCTGTGAACTGACGGCCAAGGGCCCGCTGGTGGGCCACAAGGTGAGCCACTCCAACATCAAGACCAAGCGCCGGTTCCTGCCGAACCTGTGCAACGTCACCTTCATCTCGGACGCGCTCGGCCGCAACGTGCGCTTAAGGGTCTCGACCAACGCGCTGAAATCAGTCGATCACCGCGGCGGCCTCGACGCCTTCCTGATCAAGGCCAAGGCCGACGAGCTTTCGCCGAAGGCGCTGCTCCTGAAGCGCGCGATCGAAAAGAAGATAGCAGCCGCGCCGGTGGCGAAGGCGAGCTGAGCTTCGCTTTAAGCCGGATTAGCGTTGAGGGTTATGAACGGCCGGGTCGAAAGACCCGGCTTTCTTGTTTTGGGCAGTCATAACCCGCCCCACACTTGAGGCACGATAGACACGCCGTTACAAGACGACCAAGGAGACCGTCGCTCCCGTCGTTTGTAAGAGGCGCATCAATCGTGGTGCCTGAGACTTGGGTACGGCAATTGCCAACAGTCGCTGCGCCCGCGAGGCACCAACATAAATTTTGCGTGCGTCCTCACTGGCGGCAGCAGAACTTCCTGCAGTCAAAAAATCGAGTATACCCTTGGCGGTCCGTGACGACATCACCACGCACACCGCCGGAAACTCCATCCCTTTTACACTGTGAATAGTACGGGCACAGTGCCCGCTTGGTGGCGCGCCAAATAACGCCTTCGCTAAGTCCGCATTGCGGGGAAGCCGCTGATTGATCGACCGCCCTCCAACCGGCAGCAATGGCGCAAGCAAGGTGCGCGCAAGATCGTGCCACGCGTCGGACGTCGCAAATCGCGTGGGATCGAAGCGCAGCGCATCAACAAGTTCGAGTACTCGCGGACGCCAGTGGTCCGGCTCAATCTCTGCGTTGGATATGTGCTGATGATAGGTCTTGTTGACGAGATGGCCCTCAAGTTCCAGCATGAGTGCGTGAACTACTTCGAGCGCCTCCTTCCTGCCGCCAAGTTCGAACGAGAGATGGTAATCACTTATCGCGACGGCCAATCTGAAGCTCAAATCCTTGACACCGTTGTCAGCCGGGTGGCCAAGGGCATTCGCGCCGCTCAGGCGCGTCGCAGCCACAACCGGACAGTCACGAGCGTTGAGACGAAGCTCTTCCGTTAGCTCGCCGAACTTGGCCCCCACGATTGCAGGCACACTGTTGCCTGGATAGGCCAGAATGTGAATTGGCGTCGTCTCGTCACGATACTCGCCAAGCGCCTCATCTGTCACCGAGCGCGCGCTTGGAGCCCGCAGCGCCACGATCGCATTCGCAATATGGCGACTTGACCGGAAATTGCCGGTAATCGGCAATCGGTCATTTTCTTCAAAGGTTTCCCCGAAGGCCAAGAGCTCGTCCGTCACGCCCCCGCGAAAGCCGTAGATAGATTGGTGCGGATCGCAGATGACCTTTACTGGGATATGAGCTGAACGAAACCAATTGATAATTTCCAGATCAGCCGGATTGCAGTCTTGGGCTTCATCGACGATTAGTTCTCGGAACCGGGCAGCAAGCGCGCGAGCCAGCACAGGCGAGGAGACTGGATCGCGCAGCCGGGCGAGCGCGACCTCGCGTGCGTCCGCAAAATCTAGTTCACCTCGCTCAAGGAAGCGGGCGCGCGTATTGCGGGCCGCCGTCTCGTGCGCCTTGACCCTTCCTTTGAAGCCGTGTCGCGCGAGCGCTTCTGGAATCGAATTGCCAGTTGTTCGATCGAAGCAGTCCAGCGGCAGTGCTTGCGCCCCCGGAAAGGGTTGGATTTGAAGCTTGTCCTTGTCAGGGATCAGGCGCGGTCGAGCCGTGCAGCCGGGCACACCGAACGGCGCGATGAAGAATTGCCAAAGAAACCTATCGAACGTTCCAATAAAGTGAGGAAAGGCGGGAACATCAAGCAACCCTTGTCGGTGCAACCGCTCTTCAAGCTCAGACACGGCGGCAATTGTGAACGACAGGAAGGCGATACCGCGTCTTGACGAATGGTCAGCGAGCATTAGTCGCGCTCGTTCGACGATCACACGGGTCTTGCCGGAGCCGGGACAAGAGGCGACAAACGCGGAACCATTGTGGCCGATAACGCGAGCCTGTTCTCCTGTTGGCGTGAAGGGCTTGGCCTTCATTCGACCAACGTTTCGATAGCGCGCTTGAGATAGGCGGGCACGACGAAAGCCTTGCCCTCGTTGATCTCCTCAGCGAGAAGCTGAGCGAAGTCGCCCTTGCGGGTCGTTTCGAAAAGACTCTGGATTGCGAGTGCTTGGGCATCGCCAACAAGCGCAACCGCCGTGTCCCATTTGCCGCCCGACCGAGGGTGCAATTTGAGAAAGATATCCTTCAACAAGGGACCGTTGCCTGCTCGGACCAATTCGGTTTCAAGCGAATAGTCGTTGATGACCACATCGATCAGCTCATTGGCGCCAAGCCCGGCAGCTAGGGCATTCAACTTCGCCTTGCGAACCTCGCCAGGGAGCACTTCACCTTCTTCCAAGCTGCCGCCATCGCCGTCGGTAAGCACGACCAGACGATCTGCGATGCGAACCTCGTCGAACGGCGTAAGCAGAAGCTTGGTGTATGGCTCGAAATCAACACCATCGATCGGTACGAAAACCGCAGAGCGGAATAATCGCAACTTCTCGGGATCATCCTTGAGAACAAGCTTCTTTGCGATCACTGGCAGTAGAAGCGCCTCGGCAATTCCTTCGGCCAAGAGCACACGCCCGCCGAACAGAAAGGCAGACTTGGTGACGTCGAGATAACGATCAATTTTGCGACGTTCGATGGGATCGAGTGCGAGCGAAGCCAACGGAATACAACGCGTCACTCGTCGAGATTGCGTTTCGGGTGACGGGGCGCCGGTTTCGTCAATCACCGGTGCGGCACCTTTGGGCAGGAAGGATCGGAAAAATACCAGCTTCTTGCTCTCAACCCATGCTGAAAGATTTGGCGAATGGGTCGCGACGATGACTTGCAGCTGACCGGCTGGACCACCGTGATCGGGTCGGAGCTGCCGCGACTTTTCTGCCTGTTCCTCAAGAAAGCTGAGTACTGCGGCCTGAAGTTGGGGGTGGAGGTGCGCCTCTGGCTCCTCGACGAGAAACAACGTTAGATCAGCGTCATTCACCCTCTCCAGCTCGACCGCGATCGTCGCCATATAAAGCAAATTGGCATAGCCATGGCCTGAATAACGTAGGTCCTCTGGTTCGATGCCATGGTCGGCGAGCTTAAAGCGCAGATCACGCGCAATATCGATAAGCTTCTCATTATTGGCAAAGCCGAGCGATGCAGCTTGCCGACGAACGCCAGACGTAAGCGCACTCAAGCCGACCTCCACGGCACCGTCTACCTTCAACAAGATCTCCGCCTCGGCACCGCGCCTTAGCTCCTTCGCCAGGGCCGCCGGATCACCGCCGTCAAGGAAATGGTTCAAGAGCGCGTAGATTCGCGTAGGATTGCCAGATGCGAGAGCGCGTTTGGCATCGCGGAGCGGCGGTAAATAGACGTGCCGAACCATCTCGTGGCAGCCCGGCTCCGGAATGCCTTGGTGATGCCCGCACCAAAGCATGGGGCGTATCGGGAATCGTCCGCTGCTCTCGTCGTACCGCAAGCCGAAGACACAGCCTGTGATCGCGTGATCAGTAGCCGCCGATATCAATCGACCTTGCTGTGCCGGGCTAAGCTCCACGTAACGTCCGATAAGTTCGAACTCTGGTTTGGCGCTTCCAAAGCGGATGTCCGTCGTCTCGCAATAAAGCTCGCGGCGGCCCCCAAGCGGTGTGGTCAACAGCCTAATGGCATCGATCGCATTGCTTTTTCCGCCGTTGTTCTCGCCAACCAGAATCGTGAGATCGCTGCTAAACTGAATATTCGTCTGCTCAAACGAGCGAAAATTGTTGAGTGCTAGGGTTTTCAGATACATCGCCCTGCGGTCCCCATTGCGCCTACTCGACGGAAACGTGGAAGGTTATCCGTAAGCTGCTGCTGTGCTGGTCCTGCCGACTCAGCGATAGCACGCGGTGATTGTAACGCGTGAATAGCGAATCCCCATAGCCACCCCGCCCTCCCCCCGCTAAACTTCCGGCTGCATCCATTCAGGCCCACATCCATGAAGAACATCGTCATCTGCTGCGACGGCACCGGCAACGAGATCTCCGAGAACATTTCCAATGTGCTCAAGCTGTACCGGACCTTGCGCAAGACCGAAAAGACCACGCCGCGGCAGATGGTGTTTTACGATCCCGGCGTCGGCACGCTGGCGCGGCCCAATCCGTGGAAGAAGTGGCGGCAGGACGTATCGGCGGTGTTCGGGCTCGCCACCGGCTACGGGCTCGACGACAACGTGCTCAATTCCTACGAGTTCATCGTCGACAATTACGAGGAAGGCGACGCGATCTACCTGTTCGGCTTTTCCCGCGGCGCCTACACCGTGCGGGTGCTGGCCGGGCTGATCCACAAGGTCGGGCTGATCGCGAAGCCGCAGACCAATCTCGCCGGAAGCGGGCTCACCGCCTACAAGCAGTTCTCCAGCGACAATCCGGACGGCGGGCTCGATCCCAGGCAGTTCACCGACGGCGCCGCCGCCGACCCCGGCCCCGCCTCCCGGTACGACCAGGCGGCGCAATATGCGCGCATCCTCAGCGTGCGATGGCCGACCGTCAAATTCGTCGGGGTCTGGGACACCGTGGCGAGCGTGATCGTGCCGCGGCCGGACCGGCTCTATTGGCCGAGCCTGCAGGTGCTGGCCTTCGTGCATCGCAATCCGAGCGTGGAGATCTTCCGCCAGGCGATGTCGATCGACGAGCGGCGCCGGCTGTTCCGGCTGCAGCCGTGGCAAAACACCATCTTCATGCCAAACCGCTTCTCGAAGACCAACAACGAAAGTCCGCAGGATAGCTTGCAGGTCTGGTTCGCCGGCGTGCACGCCGATATCGGCGGCGGCTATCCGGAAATCCAGAGCGGGTTGTCGAAATACCCGCTGCTGTGGATGATCGAGGAGGCGGTGAAATGCGGCCTCCGGGTCGACCGCCGCACCGTCAACCAGCTCGGCTGGGGCCGGCAGCGCAAAGGCAGCCCGTTCAGCTACGTCAAACCCGACTTCATGGCCGACCCGCACAATTCGATGACGGCGGCCTGGCGCAGCATCGAGTACTTCCCGAAAAAGGACAAGTACAAGGAATGGCCGGAGCGCAAATCGGAGTTCGGCTACTACATCCCGGATTGCGAGCCGCGCCTGATCCCGGAAGACGCCTTGCTGCACCAATCCGCCGTCGAGAAGATCGCGCACGATCCGCGCTACCGACCGGTAAATATCCCCGCGAAGTACCAGACCATTCCGATGCCGCCCGAGCCGCCCGCCGGGCCGGCGGATGACGCGGAGGATGCGGATGAGTGACGGATTGAAGCCGTAGGGTGGGCAAAGGCGCGTCTGCGCCGTGCCCACCGACTGATGTGACGACGCAAATGGTGGGCACGCTTTCGCTTTGCGCACCCTACGACTGGACGTACCGCCGGCGCGCAGCGCCGCGGGCTGTGTGACTACCCGACGGGCAAATCAGTTGCGTGTCGCGATTTTCTGTCCAGCCCTCCTCGCAAAAATATTCTGATTTTCCGAAATCGCGAATCGGTCTATCTCCATCGCCATCCCGTCCCATCAAGAGGGGCGTTTCGCGAACGTCACGGACGTAGGGCACGGGGTGCGGTGGACGCGGGCGGCGCGCGAGACGGGCGTGCAGCTGGCGGACGGTGAAGTCGTGTGGTCCTGGCACCCCGACGCTGGTGTCAAGTTCGCGCTAGGGAGCGCGGGCGACGGTGGCAAGAAAGCCCGGTCACCGGGGAGAGCGCGCTATAATCCGTAAAACCATTGCGCAGGGAAGGCCGGAGTGTCTCCGCTGAACCTGTATGCTCGTGTGCGTGTTCTTCGCACATGTTTGCACACGAGACCGCGGGTGCAGCGCGCACCCGGTCTTCCCTGCGCCCTCTGAATGGAGGGCGGGAAGTTGAGAGCAAAGCTCGGGCGCCACGCGCCGCGAGATCGCGAAGGCGTGTTTGTGAGAGTGCGGTGGCCTCATCCTTCGAGACGCGGCGAAGACGCCGCTCCTCAGGACG
The sequence above is drawn from the Bradyrhizobium sediminis genome and encodes:
- a CDS encoding DUF3108 domain-containing protein, producing the protein MGLGIGFGMGLAVLLGSQPAAFAQGRLDARYEATLAGIPIGKGAWNIEIGDDVFSASASGGTSGLLKAFSGGSGTGAAQGRVVGGALVASHYSASTTTAKKTEAIRMVLANGNIREFAIEPEPPVDADRLPVTEAHRRGVYDPMTGSMLRVPGNGDPLTPEACRVGAGIFDGRMRYDLKLDFKRMETVKAEKGYRGPVVVCAVYFTPVSGYIPDRPVIKYLAAQRNIEIAFAPVAGTRILVPFWMKIPTPLGPAMLEATQFITQATPPRVAKTQ
- the rpmB gene encoding 50S ribosomal protein L28, which produces MSRRCELTAKGPLVGHKVSHSNIKTKRRFLPNLCNVTFISDALGRNVRLRVSTNALKSVDHRGGLDAFLIKAKADELSPKALLLKRAIEKKIAAAPVAKAS
- a CDS encoding ATP-dependent helicase, with the protein product MKAKPFTPTGEQARVIGHNGSAFVASCPGSGKTRVIVERARLMLADHSSRRGIAFLSFTIAAVSELEERLHRQGLLDVPAFPHFIGTFDRFLWQFFIAPFGVPGCTARPRLIPDKDKLQIQPFPGAQALPLDCFDRTTGNSIPEALARHGFKGRVKAHETAARNTRARFLERGELDFADAREVALARLRDPVSSPVLARALAARFRELIVDEAQDCNPADLEIINWFRSAHIPVKVICDPHQSIYGFRGGVTDELLAFGETFEENDRLPITGNFRSSRHIANAIVALRAPSARSVTDEALGEYRDETTPIHILAYPGNSVPAIVGAKFGELTEELRLNARDCPVVAATRLSGANALGHPADNGVKDLSFRLAVAISDYHLSFELGGRKEALEVVHALMLELEGHLVNKTYHQHISNAEIEPDHWRPRVLELVDALRFDPTRFATSDAWHDLARTLLAPLLPVGGRSINQRLPRNADLAKALFGAPPSGHCARTIHSVKGMEFPAVCVVMSSRTAKGILDFLTAGSSAAASEDARKIYVGASRAQRLLAIAVPKSQAPRLMRLLQTTGATVSLVVL
- a CDS encoding ATP-dependent nuclease, whose amino-acid sequence is MYLKTLALNNFRSFEQTNIQFSSDLTILVGENNGGKSNAIDAIRLLTTPLGGRRELYCETTDIRFGSAKPEFELIGRYVELSPAQQGRLISAATDHAITGCVFGLRYDESSGRFPIRPMLWCGHHQGIPEPGCHEMVRHVYLPPLRDAKRALASGNPTRIYALLNHFLDGGDPAALAKELRRGAEAEILLKVDGAVEVGLSALTSGVRRQAASLGFANNEKLIDIARDLRFKLADHGIEPEDLRYSGHGYANLLYMATIAVELERVNDADLTLFLVEEPEAHLHPQLQAAVLSFLEEQAEKSRQLRPDHGGPAGQLQVIVATHSPNLSAWVESKKLVFFRSFLPKGAAPVIDETGAPSPETQSRRVTRCIPLASLALDPIERRKIDRYLDVTKSAFLFGGRVLLAEGIAEALLLPVIAKKLVLKDDPEKLRLFRSAVFVPIDGVDFEPYTKLLLTPFDEVRIADRLVVLTDGDGGSLEEGEVLPGEVRKAKLNALAAGLGANELIDVVINDYSLETELVRAGNGPLLKDIFLKLHPRSGGKWDTAVALVGDAQALAIQSLFETTRKGDFAQLLAEEINEGKAFVVPAYLKRAIETLVE
- a CDS encoding DUF2235 domain-containing protein, with the protein product MKNIVICCDGTGNEISENISNVLKLYRTLRKTEKTTPRQMVFYDPGVGTLARPNPWKKWRQDVSAVFGLATGYGLDDNVLNSYEFIVDNYEEGDAIYLFGFSRGAYTVRVLAGLIHKVGLIAKPQTNLAGSGLTAYKQFSSDNPDGGLDPRQFTDGAAADPGPASRYDQAAQYARILSVRWPTVKFVGVWDTVASVIVPRPDRLYWPSLQVLAFVHRNPSVEIFRQAMSIDERRRLFRLQPWQNTIFMPNRFSKTNNESPQDSLQVWFAGVHADIGGGYPEIQSGLSKYPLLWMIEEAVKCGLRVDRRTVNQLGWGRQRKGSPFSYVKPDFMADPHNSMTAAWRSIEYFPKKDKYKEWPERKSEFGYYIPDCEPRLIPEDALLHQSAVEKIAHDPRYRPVNIPAKYQTIPMPPEPPAGPADDAEDADE